A stretch of the Nitrosopumilus sp. genome encodes the following:
- a CDS encoding pre-rRNA-processing protein PNO1, with amino-acid sequence MSFEKLIRIPNDRIAVLIGKSGNVKSKIESICHVSLDIDGETGEVFIKSQGDVEKIQPFKAMEIVTAIGRGFSPENAMTLLQGENALHVIDLREFAGKSNANVERIKGRIIGEGGRARRNMENLSGTHISVYGKTVSIIGDSSKLRLAVDAISSISSGSMHGAVYTKLEAANRRDKQEKMKLWEDQDVFD; translated from the coding sequence ATGAGTTTTGAAAAATTAATTCGTATTCCAAATGATAGAATTGCTGTTTTAATTGGAAAATCGGGTAATGTGAAATCAAAAATTGAATCTATATGTCATGTTTCTTTAGACATTGATGGTGAAACTGGTGAAGTTTTTATTAAATCTCAAGGTGATGTAGAAAAAATTCAACCATTCAAAGCAATGGAAATTGTTACAGCTATTGGTAGAGGTTTTTCACCAGAAAATGCTATGACTTTATTGCAAGGTGAAAATGCATTGCATGTAATTGATCTTAGAGAATTTGCTGGAAAATCTAATGCCAATGTTGAAAGGATAAAAGGGAGGATCATTGGAGAAGGTGGTAGAGCTAGACGAAATATGGAAAATCTTAGTGGTACTCATATCTCAGTTTATGGAAAAACTGTTTCAATTATTGGTGATTCAAGTAAATTACGATTAGCTGTAGATGCAATATCTTCTATTTCAAGTGGAAGTATGCATGGAGCAGTTTATACAAAATTAGAAGCTGCAAATCGAAGAGACAAACAAGAAAAAATGAAATTATGGGAAGATCAAGATGTCTTTGATTAA
- a CDS encoding serine protein kinase RIO has translation MNSDDIMSDDLLFDDLSRKIESKVDKKLIFKSKRGGLKDGFKKGKVINEVLDKPTVMTLYKMITDHVIAYVNGAISAGKESVLFWGVDENDVNVALKIYLVSTSNFKKREPYILGDPRFSHIKKGTKNLVYLWAKKEFRNLSQCYEAGIPVPRPLYLVKNILMMEFIGKDGAPSKLLLYSEVDEDDYHKAICIIKDLYNKAKLVHGDFSEYNIFKTENGLVVFDLGSGVDLRHPNAQEFLKRDINNITKFFHKRGISVEDPIKLFEEIVQ, from the coding sequence ATGAATTCTGATGATATAATGTCTGATGATTTACTTTTTGATGATTTGAGTAGAAAGATAGAATCTAAGGTTGATAAAAAATTAATTTTTAAATCTAAACGAGGAGGTCTGAAGGACGGATTCAAAAAAGGTAAAGTGATCAATGAAGTTTTGGATAAACCAACTGTCATGACTCTTTACAAAATGATTACGGATCATGTTATTGCATATGTCAATGGAGCTATAAGTGCTGGAAAAGAATCAGTTCTTTTTTGGGGTGTTGATGAAAATGATGTTAATGTAGCGTTAAAAATTTATTTGGTTAGTACATCAAATTTTAAAAAACGTGAACCATACATACTTGGTGATCCAAGATTTTCTCATATCAAAAAAGGTACAAAAAATTTAGTTTATCTGTGGGCAAAAAAGGAATTTCGTAACTTATCTCAATGCTATGAGGCTGGAATTCCAGTTCCGAGACCGCTTTACCTTGTAAAAAATATCCTAATGATGGAATTTATAGGTAAAGATGGTGCCCCATCCAAATTATTATTATATTCAGAAGTTGATGAAGATGATTATCATAAAGCAATTTGTATCATTAAGGATCTTTACAATAAAGCAAAATTGGTTCATGGTGATTTTTCAGAATATAATATTTTTAAAACAGAAAATGGATTGGTAGTTTTTGATCTGGGTTCTGGAGTTGATCTTAGACATCCAAATGCACAAGAATTTCTTAAAAGAGATATTAATAACATTACAAAATTCTTCCATAAAAGAGGAATTTCTGTTGAAGATCCAATTAAATTATTTGAGGAAATTGTACAATGA
- a CDS encoding translation initiation factor IF-2 subunit beta — translation MTKAEYEKLLKRIQDKLGDNNEDSSTRFELPIVDVMWEGQKTFLRNFSEFPKVLRRDPDKVLQYLSKEFAVPAERLGDKAMFVGRRAPDDFTRLFQIYVKDYLECPTCKSPDTKILKENRISFLICEACGAKSTLKGKYA, via the coding sequence TTGACTAAAGCAGAATATGAAAAACTACTCAAACGTATTCAGGACAAACTAGGTGATAATAATGAAGATTCTTCGACTAGGTTTGAACTTCCTATTGTAGATGTAATGTGGGAAGGACAAAAAACTTTTCTTCGTAATTTTTCCGAATTTCCAAAGGTTCTTCGGAGAGATCCTGATAAAGTTCTCCAATATCTCTCAAAAGAATTTGCAGTTCCTGCTGAAAGACTTGGTGATAAAGCAATGTTTGTAGGACGACGAGCTCCTGATGATTTTACAAGATTATTTCAAATTTATGTTAAAGATTACCTTGAATGTCCCACATGTAAAAGTCCAGATACTAAAATCCTTAAAGAAAATCGCATCTCATTTTTAATTTGTGAAGCATGTGGTGCAAAGTCTACTTTGAAGGGTAAATATGCGTAA
- a CDS encoding DUF5679 domain-containing protein, whose product MVQAYCVKCRAKRDIKDPKETKLKNGRPAVKGTCPTCGTNVFRIGAMPKE is encoded by the coding sequence ATGGTTCAAGCATATTGCGTAAAATGCAGAGCAAAAAGGGATATCAAAGATCCCAAAGAAACTAAACTAAAGAATGGACGTCCAGCTGTAAAAGGCACGTGTCCTACTTGTGGAACTAATGTATTCCGTATTGGTGCAATGCCAAAAGAATAA
- a CDS encoding DUF424 domain-containing protein, with protein sequence MQFSVRVTEYQKNMMLNICDAELLGKKIIQDELNIHISESYYGQRFVEKDEAINLLKQSSIINMVGKETISLSIDLGVGSENGVKTISGVPFLIVFNM encoded by the coding sequence ATGCAGTTCTCAGTACGTGTAACTGAGTATCAAAAAAATATGATGCTCAATATCTGTGATGCTGAATTGTTAGGGAAAAAAATTATTCAGGATGAATTAAACATCCATATCAGTGAAAGCTATTATGGTCAACGATTTGTTGAGAAAGATGAAGCAATTAATTTGCTAAAACAATCTTCAATCATAAACATGGTCGGAAAAGAAACAATTTCATTGTCTATTGATCTTGGAGTAGGTTCTGAAAATGGAGTTAAAACAATTTCTGGTGTTCCATTTCTGATCGTTTTTAATATGTAA
- a CDS encoding DUF373 family protein — translation MSQQSDKVEKDVNASAANRLLVICIDRDNDVGEKARITTPVIGRDACIEAAQRLALEDPEDADSNSIFAAIKTYEDLISKGYQVEVITVAGVKDRGVQADEKILAETRKVLENFSANGAVIVSDGEDDESVIPVIQNVLPVVSVQRVVMKVSRSVEYSYAVFGKYLKMLAYDSKYSKFFLGVPGILLLIGGIATAFGYTAEIFAVLVSILGGAFLIRAFDIDRALSNWSKPTPMGFIRMFTMVAGILLILSSVPAGINSVDSELIEADTQLISKITDKMIIGQFVVGALPILWIGMGAIFAGTLLSNWIGGIPRQISDSLRIIVLISLYPTVAQFTNVMIYEESSFTLIPPLLGGLAATLISATILFKKYRKHKNQEMISD, via the coding sequence ATGTCTCAGCAATCTGACAAGGTGGAAAAAGATGTTAATGCGTCAGCAGCCAATAGATTACTTGTTATTTGCATTGATAGAGATAATGATGTAGGAGAAAAAGCTAGGATCACCACACCGGTTATAGGTAGAGATGCATGTATTGAGGCAGCTCAGAGATTAGCATTGGAAGATCCTGAAGATGCTGATTCAAATTCAATTTTTGCAGCAATAAAGACATACGAAGATTTGATCAGTAAGGGATACCAAGTTGAAGTAATAACTGTTGCAGGAGTTAAAGATAGAGGAGTTCAAGCAGATGAAAAAATATTAGCTGAGACAAGAAAGGTTTTAGAGAATTTTTCTGCAAATGGAGCAGTCATAGTTTCTGACGGAGAAGATGATGAAAGTGTAATTCCAGTAATACAAAATGTTCTACCAGTAGTATCAGTCCAACGAGTTGTGATGAAAGTAAGTAGAAGTGTAGAATATTCCTATGCAGTTTTTGGAAAATATCTAAAAATGCTTGCTTACGATTCAAAATATTCCAAATTCTTTTTGGGAGTTCCTGGAATTCTTTTGTTAATTGGTGGAATTGCAACTGCATTTGGATATACTGCAGAAATATTTGCAGTACTTGTGAGTATTTTAGGAGGAGCATTTTTGATCAGAGCATTTGATATAGATAGAGCATTATCAAATTGGTCAAAACCAACTCCGATGGGTTTTATCAGAATGTTTACAATGGTTGCAGGAATATTATTGATACTTTCATCGGTTCCTGCCGGAATCAATTCTGTGGATTCAGAATTAATTGAAGCAGATACACAATTAATTTCAAAAATTACAGACAAGATGATAATTGGACAATTTGTTGTTGGAGCATTACCAATTTTATGGATTGGTATGGGAGCAATTTTTGCAGGTACACTACTTAGTAATTGGATAGGAGGGATTCCAAGACAAATTAGCGATAGCTTAAGAATTATAGTTCTAATTTCATTATATCCAACAGTAGCACAATTCACTAACGTTATGATTTATGAAGAAAGTTCATTTACTTTGATTCCACCTTTGTTGGGAGGATTAGCTGCAACATTGATTTCAGCCACTATTTTGTTCAAGAAATATAGGAAGCATAAAAATCAAGAAATGATTTCAGACTAA